The DNA window GCGTCATCGTCGGACTTTCCCGAGCGCTTCAATGTCACGCCGCTCTTTCGCGAGCGTTTTCTCCTCGCCTTTCCGGCCGGCCATCCGTTGACCGGCGACGAATGCGTTCCCATCGCGGCACTCGACGGACAAAACTATTTGCGCCGGCTCAATTGCGAATACCGCGACTTTCTTGCGGCCCTTTGCGAGAGCAAGGGCGTCCGGCTCAATGTTTCCTATGCAAGCGAACGCGAGGACTGGATCCAGAACATGGTCGCCGGCGGCCTCGGTATCTGCTTCATCCCTGAATTCAGCGCGGTCATACCCGGACTGCAGGTCCGTCCCGCCGTGGATCCGGAAGTTTGGCGCAAGGTCTGTCTCGTGACCGTCGCCGGACGTCGATTTTCTCCCGCAGTCTCGACCTTCGTCAGTTCTGTCAAATCCTACGGCTGGCCGGAAAGTGCACTGCACAAGACCGCGGCCTGAACCAACGCAAGACACACGCAAAGAATAATGTGACGGAAGGCTGACGCCTGCCGGACACGATTTTTGTTTTCATGTAAATCGTCATAGCTTCAAGCTATGAAATCAAGTATCAGCCAGCATTTCTATAGAGACCTTGTTCAGGTCACTCTCCGCATAGCCCCGCCTCGTTGCTGGGCCAATCAACGGAGAGATTGAAATGACTTCCAATATTCTTGAAAACCGCACCTCGTTCGGCCTTGCTCTGGCGGCTTCGATCTTTGTCGGCGCCGTTGCCCTGGCGGGAACGCCAGCCGCGGCCGGAGACTGCCCGGCGGATCAAACCACGACCGTCGACGTCCAGAAGCATCCCTCGATGCCGGCTGGCGTCACCGACAATGTCATCGCGACGATCGACCTGTCGTCAAAGGGCGGAACCTGGAAGGGACAGATGTTCCGCATGCGCAAGCTGGTGGTCCAGCCCGGCGGCATCGTGCCCTGGCATGAGCACAATCTTCGCCCTGCCAACATCCTCGTGCTGTCCGGCTCGATCACCGAATACCGCAGCACCTGCAAGGTGGGCATCCGCCATCGTGCCGGCGACGTGACGACGGAATTCGGTGACCTTGCCCACTGGTGGAAGAATACGGGCAAGAAGCCGGCCGTCTTGATCTCCTCCGACATCCTGCCGCCGGCCATGGCGGACGACCAGGTGATGTGACCGGGCACCCAACAGGCATGCCTTTCCTTGATGCGTCTCCGCCAGATCGTGCGGAGACGCCTTTCGCCGGAGCCCGCCGATGACGATTTCCAATCCCTCGACGTCCCGCTTGCGCATGATCGCGGCCGACAGCTGGCGCTTCGGTCTCATCGCGACCATCGCATTCCTGACCCTCGTCGATCTCTTCGCCGCCCAGGCGATCCTGCCTTCGCTCGTCGACAAATTCTCGGTTAGCCGGGCAAGCATGGGTTTCGCGGTCAATGCCAGCACCTTCGGTATGGCGGTGGCGGGTCTAGCAGTCGCGCTGTTCGGGCGCCGCATCGATCGCCGCAACGGCATCTGGATCAGTCTCGTCGTCCTTTCCGTACC is part of the Hartmannibacter diazotrophicus genome and encodes:
- a CDS encoding LysR family transcriptional regulator, translating into MDIHHIRYFLAVCETRNFTRAAENCNVTQPALSRAVQQLEDEVGGLLFRRERNLTHLTDLGALLRPRFQQVLDELSGVRLEASRFLCLDNANLKVGIMCTIGPRRFTGLLADFHTRHRGIQLQLVEGVPSRLSELLEAGDLDVAIMASSSDFPERFNVTPLFRERFLLAFPAGHPLTGDECVPIAALDGQNYLRRLNCEYRDFLAALCESKGVRLNVSYASEREDWIQNMVAGGLGICFIPEFSAVIPGLQVRPAVDPEVWRKVCLVTVAGRRFSPAVSTFVSSVKSYGWPESALHKTAA
- a CDS encoding cupin domain-containing protein yields the protein MTSNILENRTSFGLALAASIFVGAVALAGTPAAAGDCPADQTTTVDVQKHPSMPAGVTDNVIATIDLSSKGGTWKGQMFRMRKLVVQPGGIVPWHEHNLRPANILVLSGSITEYRSTCKVGIRHRAGDVTTEFGDLAHWWKNTGKKPAVLISSDILPPAMADDQVM